One genomic window of Corallococcus silvisoli includes the following:
- a CDS encoding DUF2378 family protein — MPRRNFDGLFLHALRPSGPFAQALRNVGYDLDAVEESFPLEVWRSALAVARRHACPGLACEDANRVLGTHYVEGFAQTLVGRIFAAAAPLLGAERCLTRLPTYLRAGREDMKLSLTPVREREWRASVEDADPLPDFVAGVLEQVLRRTRVLPRVDVLERSAHGYSLRIRWDEV, encoded by the coding sequence GTGCCTCGCCGGAACTTCGATGGGCTGTTCCTGCATGCGTTGAGGCCGTCGGGTCCGTTCGCGCAGGCCTTGCGCAACGTGGGCTACGACCTGGATGCGGTGGAGGAGTCCTTTCCGCTGGAGGTGTGGCGCTCGGCGCTGGCGGTGGCCCGGCGGCATGCGTGTCCGGGCCTCGCGTGCGAGGACGCCAACCGCGTGCTGGGCACGCACTACGTAGAGGGGTTCGCGCAGACGCTGGTGGGGCGCATCTTCGCGGCGGCGGCGCCGCTGCTGGGCGCGGAGCGGTGCCTGACGCGGCTGCCCACGTACCTTCGCGCGGGCCGGGAGGACATGAAGTTGTCGCTGACGCCGGTGCGCGAGCGTGAGTGGCGGGCGTCCGTGGAGGACGCGGATCCGCTGCCGGACTTCGTGGCGGGGGTGCTGGAGCAGGTGCTGCGCCGCACGCGGGTGTTGCCGCGCGTGGACGTGCTGGAGCGTTCGGCCCACGGCTATTCGCTGAGGATCCGCTGGGACGAGGTCTGA